The Brachyhypopomus gauderio isolate BG-103 chromosome 1, BGAUD_0.2, whole genome shotgun sequence genome includes a window with the following:
- the LOC143521813 gene encoding calcium-binding protein 2 isoform X2, whose protein sequence is MAQKAETVLSTDGVRSPQSAAGHPPKPALWKAETPTEIKSRTCNEEAMNKMYTNLLNSFFGQERELSQLELDELAEAFKEFDYDQDGYLNYKDLAECMRTMGYMPTEMELLEIIQQIKMRLGGLMDFDDFCELMGPRMMVETAHMMGLKELKCSFKQFDTDGDGKITPGEMKEAADALLGEKLKKGELEGLLKDMDLNGDGTIDFDEFVMMLSLQ, encoded by the exons ATGGCACAGAAGGCAGAGACGGTGCTCTCCACAGATGG TGTCAGATCTCCCCAGTCAGCTGCAGGACATCCTCCCAAACCTGCCCTCTGGAAGGCAGAGACACCCACGGAAATAAAAAGCCGGACCTGCAATGAGGAAGCCATGAACAAAATGTACACAAACCTACTCAACAGTTTTTTtggacag GAGAGAGAGTTATCCCAGCTAGAATTAGATG AACTGGCAGAGGCGTTTAAGGAGTTTGACTATGACCAGGATGGCTACCTGAACTACAAAGACCTGGCAGAGTGCATGCGCACAATGGGCTACATGCCTACGGAGATGGAGCTCCTCGAAATCATCCAGCAGATCAAGATGAGAT tgGGAGGGTTGATGGATTTTGATGATTTCTGTGAGCTGATGGGGCCAAGGATGATGGTGGAGACAGCTCATATGATGGGACTGAAAGAACTTAAGTGCTCCTTCAAACAA TTTGACACAGACGGGGATGGGAAGATCACTCCTGGCGAGATGAAAGAGGCGGCTGACGCTTTGCTGGGAGAGAAGCTGAAGAAAGGAGAACTAGAGGGGCTCCTGAAAGACATGGACCTGAATGGAGATGGCACCATAGACTTTGATG AGTTTGTCATGATGCtgtccttgcagtag
- the LOC143521813 gene encoding calcium-binding protein 4 isoform X4 codes for MAVCVVTGYQCHNLGVANALQVSNRNSSLFLHVRSPQSAAGHPPKPALWKAETPTEIKSRTCNEEAMNKMYTNLLNSFFGQERELSQLELDELAEAFKEFDYDQDGYLNYKDLAECMRTMGYMPTEMELLEIIQQIKMRLGGLMDFDDFCELMGPRMMVETAHMMGLKELKCSFKQTGMGRSLLAR; via the exons ATGGCAGTATGTGTGGTCACTGGCTATCAATGTCATAACCTTGGTGTTGCTAATGCTTTGCAGGTGAGCAATAGGAACTCTTCACTTTTCCTCCA TGTCAGATCTCCCCAGTCAGCTGCAGGACATCCTCCCAAACCTGCCCTCTGGAAGGCAGAGACACCCACGGAAATAAAAAGCCGGACCTGCAATGAGGAAGCCATGAACAAAATGTACACAAACCTACTCAACAGTTTTTTtggacag GAGAGAGAGTTATCCCAGCTAGAATTAGATG AACTGGCAGAGGCGTTTAAGGAGTTTGACTATGACCAGGATGGCTACCTGAACTACAAAGACCTGGCAGAGTGCATGCGCACAATGGGCTACATGCCTACGGAGATGGAGCTCCTCGAAATCATCCAGCAGATCAAGATGAGAT tgGGAGGGTTGATGGATTTTGATGATTTCTGTGAGCTGATGGGGCCAAGGATGATGGTGGAGACAGCTCATATGATGGGACTGAAAGAACTTAAGTGCTCCTTCAAACAA ACGGGGATGGGAAGATCACTCCTGGCGAGATGA
- the LOC143521813 gene encoding calcium-binding protein 4 isoform X3: protein MAVCVVTGYQCHNLGVANALQVSNRNSSLFLHVRSPQSAAGHPPKPALWKAETPTEIKSRTCNEEAMNKMYTNLLNSFFGQERELSQLELDELAEAFKEFDYDQDGYLNYKDLAECMRTMGYMPTEMELLEIIQQIKMRLGGLMDFDDFCELMGPRMMVETAHMMGLKELKCSFKQCVSLTQTGMGRSLLAR, encoded by the exons ATGGCAGTATGTGTGGTCACTGGCTATCAATGTCATAACCTTGGTGTTGCTAATGCTTTGCAGGTGAGCAATAGGAACTCTTCACTTTTCCTCCA TGTCAGATCTCCCCAGTCAGCTGCAGGACATCCTCCCAAACCTGCCCTCTGGAAGGCAGAGACACCCACGGAAATAAAAAGCCGGACCTGCAATGAGGAAGCCATGAACAAAATGTACACAAACCTACTCAACAGTTTTTTtggacag GAGAGAGAGTTATCCCAGCTAGAATTAGATG AACTGGCAGAGGCGTTTAAGGAGTTTGACTATGACCAGGATGGCTACCTGAACTACAAAGACCTGGCAGAGTGCATGCGCACAATGGGCTACATGCCTACGGAGATGGAGCTCCTCGAAATCATCCAGCAGATCAAGATGAGAT tgGGAGGGTTGATGGATTTTGATGATTTCTGTGAGCTGATGGGGCCAAGGATGATGGTGGAGACAGCTCATATGATGGGACTGAAAGAACTTAAGTGCTCCTTCAAACAA TGTGTTAGTTTGACACAGACGGGGATGGGAAGATCACTCCTGGCGAGATGA
- the LOC143521813 gene encoding calcium-binding protein 4 isoform X5: MNKMYTNLLNSFFGQERELSQLELDELAEAFKEFDYDQDGYLNYKDLAECMRTMGYMPTEMELLEIIQQIKMRLGGLMDFDDFCELMGPRMMVETAHMMGLKELKCSFKQFDTDGDGKITPGEMKEAADALLGEKLKKGELEGLLKDMDLNGDGTIDFDEFVMMLSLQ, encoded by the exons ATGAACAAAATGTACACAAACCTACTCAACAGTTTTTTtggacag GAGAGAGAGTTATCCCAGCTAGAATTAGATG AACTGGCAGAGGCGTTTAAGGAGTTTGACTATGACCAGGATGGCTACCTGAACTACAAAGACCTGGCAGAGTGCATGCGCACAATGGGCTACATGCCTACGGAGATGGAGCTCCTCGAAATCATCCAGCAGATCAAGATGAGAT tgGGAGGGTTGATGGATTTTGATGATTTCTGTGAGCTGATGGGGCCAAGGATGATGGTGGAGACAGCTCATATGATGGGACTGAAAGAACTTAAGTGCTCCTTCAAACAA TTTGACACAGACGGGGATGGGAAGATCACTCCTGGCGAGATGAAAGAGGCGGCTGACGCTTTGCTGGGAGAGAAGCTGAAGAAAGGAGAACTAGAGGGGCTCCTGAAAGACATGGACCTGAATGGAGATGGCACCATAGACTTTGATG AGTTTGTCATGATGCtgtccttgcagtag
- the LOC143521813 gene encoding calcium-binding protein 2 isoform X1, whose protein sequence is MAVCVVTGYQCHNLGVANALQVSNRNSSLFLHVRSPQSAAGHPPKPALWKAETPTEIKSRTCNEEAMNKMYTNLLNSFFGQERELSQLELDELAEAFKEFDYDQDGYLNYKDLAECMRTMGYMPTEMELLEIIQQIKMRLGGLMDFDDFCELMGPRMMVETAHMMGLKELKCSFKQFDTDGDGKITPGEMKEAADALLGEKLKKGELEGLLKDMDLNGDGTIDFDEFVMMLSLQ, encoded by the exons ATGGCAGTATGTGTGGTCACTGGCTATCAATGTCATAACCTTGGTGTTGCTAATGCTTTGCAGGTGAGCAATAGGAACTCTTCACTTTTCCTCCA TGTCAGATCTCCCCAGTCAGCTGCAGGACATCCTCCCAAACCTGCCCTCTGGAAGGCAGAGACACCCACGGAAATAAAAAGCCGGACCTGCAATGAGGAAGCCATGAACAAAATGTACACAAACCTACTCAACAGTTTTTTtggacag GAGAGAGAGTTATCCCAGCTAGAATTAGATG AACTGGCAGAGGCGTTTAAGGAGTTTGACTATGACCAGGATGGCTACCTGAACTACAAAGACCTGGCAGAGTGCATGCGCACAATGGGCTACATGCCTACGGAGATGGAGCTCCTCGAAATCATCCAGCAGATCAAGATGAGAT tgGGAGGGTTGATGGATTTTGATGATTTCTGTGAGCTGATGGGGCCAAGGATGATGGTGGAGACAGCTCATATGATGGGACTGAAAGAACTTAAGTGCTCCTTCAAACAA TTTGACACAGACGGGGATGGGAAGATCACTCCTGGCGAGATGAAAGAGGCGGCTGACGCTTTGCTGGGAGAGAAGCTGAAGAAAGGAGAACTAGAGGGGCTCCTGAAAGACATGGACCTGAATGGAGATGGCACCATAGACTTTGATG AGTTTGTCATGATGCtgtccttgcagtag